Below is a window of Apis mellifera strain DH4 linkage group LG15, Amel_HAv3.1, whole genome shotgun sequence DNA.
TGAGCTGGAAAACGgacattttatgtaaaaataaaaaagtttacagAGCAAGTTGATAGATTTGCAAAAAGATCAATACAGTGAGGATAGTTATGTCGTTCTCTAACGTCTCTCTATTGAAATTTGGATGAACGTGGATCTTTTCCACGCCCCTTCTCTGACCAGTCGAGGTTGGCTGCCAGAGTCGAAGTTCACCGGCAACTATAGTGATCATCCACGGTTGTATTTGTACATTTCTATGAAAACCAGATTGATACaacaatgaataatttgacatttaataattgatatctcttatcgtgaaaattttctaCATATATTTCAAGTTTGATTTTGACATTGAAATATTCGTAACTCACTTATCGAACATACAATGGGCAGCTGTGAGAACGTATTTTTCGTGTATCAACGATCCTCCGCAAAAATGTACATTGCTGTGAGTTTCTCTCAAGGATACCTACGTAACAATTCAAGAGAAAATAACAatagacttttttttcttgaaatatctAATCGATTATATGTAATCACAAtggattgataaaaaaatatatatatatatatatatatatatatatatatatatacatatacacgtataaaACGAACAATAACGTATCGAGGAACATTCGAGAAACGAAAATGTTTCTACAACACATATACCTGATAAGGAAATTGTCTCAAAGTTGCTTTCGATCCGTTAACTATACGACCAATCAGATCATAAATCGTCCATTCTATTTCTGGATTCGGATTCGAACTAGTCTCTGGATTAATCGATTGTGTATCGATgtctagaaataatttttaatggatgaaacgaataatattatcataatatacgtcgatataatttattaataaattaagtaaaaaaatgacattgtcagatatttatcaaactattaaatatttatcaacattTTATCAACTTACCAATCGTCAAATAAGTTGTGGCAAACAAGAATCCTAAAGCGAAAGAAGTTAACGATATCTTCCTTCGGTAAACTAATCGTTTCTGTATCAATCCCCTTGTAATGTGTTCtagtttcattttcgaaatttcaccaTCAAAAAAAGTGATCCTCTTCCATCGACTATTCTTCACGAATTGATAATACGATTAGAAATACAAAGCATTTATCAAGTATTATCTCTATTATCAAATGATatcttttatctaaaataaaataacaagttATCgaagagattattaattacattaaaattattaaagaaaggaATCTTCAAAGGGATTATAAGAGGATTACTAGGAATaactttcgaatataattataggagGAATAACTTTCGAGTATAATTACTTTTCACGCGTAAAGATaatcgtttataaaaatttgcgcttgaaaatttattcgaaatgatCGTATTAGATAACGATAAAATCTAATAACTCTAAATCTAATAAGTAGCTACGTGATTTTTATCACTtgtttagaaattgaaattgtcttaatgatattgaatatatagacTTACTGAATAacgataatcaatattaatccaAGTTGCatagattttaaatcttatcatCGGTTATCACTCATTCGtgtaagtaataatttatttcgtagAAAATCTcacatagaataatatttatacccGAATATGcgaaacaacaataacaacattCGATTCGACGCGTGCATTCGCCTACCTGCTTATTACACGTTGATAAACGATCTTAAATCAAAGGACTTTCGcatcattgatttttaattaatttcgccaACAACAAATCTTGTTTCCAACGAGAGTTTCGCGATGAATCAAAACTTGATCCGGATAGAAGATCGAGTGACGGAGAACAGGTGGTTAACCGTACGTGCAAGTTCaagaaatctaatttttgaatatcgatCAAATCCTCCATCATCCTCCAGGTACGAATTAACGTCGCGTATAATTGAGTGAACGATCGAAGTGAATCACGCTTTCGagcaatgaattaaattaatgatggGATCGAGTTCAATAcccgttatatatatatccaagtCGAATCCAAACACGTGCAAAGACTCGTTTCGTATTTAATTCGAGAGAGGAAGCGTTAGAAGTTGAGTATTTATCAGTCTGgaaaattttacaagtatTTGGATAAACtaggaatattaaatattctgttCGGATTCGAATCAAGCGAATTGCCTATAAAAGATTCGGATTCTCTCTCGTCCTGTGTCAAAACTTATCTACGGATATGTTTGATTCCATCCGTGAAATTGCACGGATTCGAATCAGAAAccggtatataatatatatatacacgtttgcTCGGTCGATATTAAaggataaattaatcgaagcgATTACCGGagggaaataaatattcatgaaagaTTCGAACGTTAAGGCTTAACGTTGTTTCCGTCAATTATCACTTCGTTTCAGAGCGTCGCTTATCAAACGAATTATTAACGAGCCTGAGCTCGAAACAACcggttattgatttttatttattattttaaatacgagATCCGGAATTTATTTACGAGCAAGCTTTCCTGAGCATCCCTTCGTTACTTTCCAATCTCAAttgataattctttattaaagtCATTTctacgataaaaagaaaaaaatgcaagCAAGTGCACTGATATAATCAACGTCGGTGATaagaattttcttatcttaGGGCTAATGATATACGGTTCATATATACGTACGCTTTCATttcgagaagaataaaaagatggAGTCgcgtttccaattttttattgcgATATTCTCAAGGATTCTCTTATTGAAACACAGATCAATCATGTACgaagaaattcttcaaattcttttccCCGCAATCTCCCCGTCTATCTTCGACGCATAAAATTGGCGCACTTTCTCTGGCAataaaggggaggggaaaatttTGCGAGAGACGTTTCAAACATCCCATTTTGATCTTGATCCCTCTCTCGACTCGTCCTCTGTTTGTAGGAAGAAAAACAGTCTAACCAGATTATAATTTCCTGCCTTCTCGTTTCGAGAGCCTCCCTCTCGTTTCGTCCGCCAACTTTCATCCctggggggggggagaggggagagggttCTTCCGCGAATCGATAAACAAAACACGCGGAGCGTAAACAAGCAGCCGCGTAATATTTCCTCGGTATCTCGGCTACGTCCCGCAAACACCAATCCCGGCGAGTAAATTCCGTTCGACGGATCCTCAAACATTCCGCGGAACGATCCTGCGCGCCAAATCTCCTCTTCCCGCGATCAAATTTCCTCGAGACTTTTTTCCAACGAGGAATcggagaagaaggaaatcgACATTTCGTGAAGTATCAAATATCTTGTTCTCGTTTAAGCgggatcttaaaaattaaatctgtaAGGAAATGTTTTCGCTAGTctcaaaagaaaacaatttaaatcccTCGCTTTATACattcagaatattatatttatatcgtcaATCAAACGAAGATTTATTGAACTTGTGATATTcgcaaagaaattcttttcgcTAGTACGAATATCGATATTCCTCAATCAAAggtcaaaatttcaattactttcCAAATACTTTCCAAACGAAATTTTCTTGGCAAATTGCAGCGTGTATCGAGACACTTTTAAATTACACCTGTTACTCCAAATCATTCCAAACCTCTTCAAAACTTTCCTTTCGagacaaacaaaaaaagaaagaaagaaaatctcgTTTAATCGCGATTGAAAACAATCCTCTTTACGGGGAACGGCGCGAATCGGTTGGAGCAGTTAATTAGCATGGGGTGTAGCGAGGGGTGGTCGCGATCGAACGCGGTGGCAACGAACGGCCCGGGGCTCTCGATCGGTCTGTTAGCCGCGCGGAGATTGTACACAGGGGTTGTAGGTGGTTGTACGCGGGGGGTTCCTTCGAACACGCGGGGATGGGTAATGGTGGTTCCTATCAGCTCTGTACACTCTCTGCTGCGCTCCCCGTCACGAGCAACGATATTCCGGTGAGTTACGCCGATGGTACCTGAAACGCGCGGCCACTTTGCATATTGGATACTCGTTCTACGGGGCTATCGGGCCCCGCGTCTTTCCGACACGtcgagaaaaatcttttcaaagtttcgtggatatttttttcttattcttttcgattaatataaattcgattcgagctggttctttttaaactttctttatACGTGGATGGAttcatgtaaatattattataatattgtctgtaaatattattattattattttttttcaattaaattttggacGATCATCGTTTCGatcattattgaattataataattcttgtaaGAATCTTTTTGTagaattcgttttttttttatctggaCCTTGCAGTTGATAGATTTATGGATGAATGCGATATACAATGTACACCGTGTATAAAATACGGAACTTTCATTCGAAAGTTTCTGTcgtcctcttttcttttttttttccttgacCTCCTCTTCGATTATTCTTCGCTTATGaaagttcttttcttttttgaattaattttttcagacCTTGCAACGGACGGATTTATGGATGGATGTAACGATAAAGCATGTACAGCGAGTATAAAATACGAAACTTTCGTATTCGAAAGCACCTCTCGCCTCTTGAGCCCGTTTCTTCGACGTGTCATTTTCCTCCGAGTTTcgtgttgtaaaaaaaaatccctttACACAACGCGAACcaacgataaaaagaaaaaaactcgcTCGCggtagaaatttttcttcttcgaattaatcgaatcgcagaatgaattattgatttatggaACCTTCCATTTGGAAAGTTGAATTACTCTTATTCCATTCCGACACTGGGAACATTTATACAACCGCCTTCTCCAAGCatttctcccctctctcttcgTCCTCACTCCTCCGTTCAACTCTTCTCCTTCGCCGCCACGTCTCTCCTACGTGCCGGGCTGCCTCCGTGCTACCTCCGCTCGATTTCTCGTAGCCGGATCGAGGAATCATTCTCGATGGAACCGAGGATAATGTTTATGGGATGTAATGATAAGGAATGCCGTCTCTTGGGTCTATCCCCCAACCCTTTCCAAAGTTATTTGGTTACGGTTGCCGGGATACACGACGCGTACGTGTGTGTACACGTACACGTAACGCGCACAGTCATCGATTCTGCTTCCTCGTCGTCCTCGTTCTGGATCCAACGTTGTTGTGCTCTTAACGCAACAACAACATGCgagtaaaataataacgatCGATCTAGAAGTAGAAAAGGAATcgggataaatatatatacgttgaaAATCGAAGGACGAACTTGTTCGAGGAGAATTATCTTATTTCCGCAAACAACATTCTTTAacgcgaataataaaaaaaaaggagaagccTCTGATTCAAGATTGTATTCATCATTTATGAAACACGAATGAAAaagcaattattataaaattcttgttaTAATACACCCTCGAGGCAAGTTGGATCGAGTCAAAGGATACGATAACCTTTCGCTTCTCTTCCTCCCCGCCCGTTTCTCAAAGCCaactaaaaaaaggaaaaaaaccaATTATCATGCAATAACATTGTCCGACCTTGAAGCCACGT
It encodes the following:
- the LOC408534 gene encoding trypsin translates to MKLEHITRGLIQKRLVYRRKISLTSFALGFLFATTYLTIDIDTQSINPETSSNPNPEIEWTIYDLIGRIVNGSKATLRQFPYQVSLRETHSNVHFCGGSLIHEKYVLTAAHCMFDKNVQIQPWMITIVAGELRLWQPTSTGQRRGVEKIHVHPNFNRETLENDITILTLKISFNLTPEVNIAPLPDHTAIPTTICQVAGWGYPSENDHVTSEDLMFVDLPLMSRDLCKKLLENITDFPPGMICAGYMEGQKDSCQGDSGGGMMCNGELTGVVSGGNGCARPRTPGVYADVYFYINWIAEVTDEEFFKKKMITKDESGTEQKILWE